One window of Paenibacillus sp. FSL K6-3182 genomic DNA carries:
- a CDS encoding ATP-binding protein, producing MRKQWWTIVVFFLIVVAFPVNEFFYNQSIEKSAPHSSAGTLDLREWNFESEGLVALNGQWEFYRGQLLLPEQFADPAISPYKRPELTGLFPVPAEWNSYIAEDGNPQGAGFGTYRLRVELNNTAKTHYGIRTTNIRMANRIFINGQEVGASGVPGVSDKEDIASNIPYVGFVPVDRSYVEIIVQVSNFNYASGGIIYPIWFGYEADIRKSRDIALFGEFMNISGFALFSMFFLLLFYMRKKERSLLYLALFCLALLLYVCTHGEKMIALVLPQLSYDWIMKLQNISSAFGYYFLLQYVNVSVPRAVNKLVWRASNIATIIVIIAAFMLPTMLYSQWFLKGIGLSVFTFGVVLYTLVKGVMRRSRDAYFLLLSAITILVFIIVSVMQVFGLLENHFFISFELLILVIVQVIMLARRFSHTFNEVEELSRKLLTLDELKDEFMANTSHELRTPLHGIVNIAESLLEGVAGTPNTDQARQLSMIVSTGRRLNYLIHDILDFSTLRNGQLTLNRQAVDLSAAAQSVVEVIGHLADKKGVSLTQDWPQQMPLLDTDEERLRQILFNLLGNAVKFTHQGEIRIYAEVVDSWVKISITDTGIGIAADRLDDIFKAFNSVSTVDLQSGYSGTGIGLNITKRLVELNGGYIEANSQLGIGSTFSFTLPSAALSAISEVAAGKSGRAAIQPALALNKTFQAAMNRNEVIEDTHPFTVLVVDDDPVNLQVLINVLSMENYTVIAVDSGAEALEVLSSERRIDLVITDWMMPAMSGLELCRRIREQYSLSELPVLMLTARKLAGDIQTGFSAGINDFLTKPVDGIVLRARVRTLLELRQSVQAAIRSELAFLQAQIKPHFLYNALNTIISICPDDPDKATELLLNLSRYLRSSFDFQNRQQIVSLEKELELVQSYVKLEQARFGKRLNVVYEVDKQLRGFIPPLSIQPIVENAVRHGVMQKAAGGKIVLRIQEAEEKLIISVSDNGVGIKQSDLSTLLLGQRQLSGVGLTNIHRRLLSLYGNGLGISSEAGEGTTVTFEVPQIQIDMSKTS from the coding sequence ATGAGAAAGCAATGGTGGACGATAGTTGTATTTTTCCTTATCGTTGTAGCTTTTCCGGTAAACGAGTTTTTTTATAATCAATCCATTGAGAAGAGTGCACCCCATTCAAGCGCTGGCACGTTGGATTTGCGGGAATGGAATTTCGAATCAGAAGGACTTGTCGCGCTGAATGGTCAATGGGAATTTTATCGTGGACAGCTGCTGCTGCCAGAGCAATTCGCAGATCCAGCTATTTCTCCTTATAAGAGGCCTGAACTAACAGGCCTCTTTCCTGTGCCAGCGGAGTGGAACAGCTATATAGCGGAGGACGGCAACCCGCAGGGAGCAGGATTCGGTACTTATAGGCTGAGAGTGGAGTTAAACAACACAGCAAAAACGCATTACGGAATACGAACGACAAATATCCGCATGGCTAACCGGATATTTATAAATGGACAGGAAGTGGGAGCAAGCGGAGTACCGGGAGTCTCAGATAAAGAAGATATCGCATCGAATATCCCTTATGTTGGATTCGTACCCGTAGATAGATCCTATGTTGAAATTATCGTACAAGTATCCAATTTCAACTATGCTTCGGGCGGCATCATCTATCCGATTTGGTTTGGCTATGAGGCTGATATTCGCAAGAGCCGCGACATCGCGTTGTTTGGTGAATTTATGAACATCAGCGGGTTTGCATTGTTTTCTATGTTTTTCCTTCTTTTGTTCTACATGCGCAAAAAAGAGCGCTCGTTGCTTTACTTGGCTTTATTTTGCTTAGCTCTGCTGCTCTATGTATGTACTCATGGCGAGAAGATGATTGCACTGGTCTTGCCTCAGCTTAGCTACGATTGGATCATGAAGCTGCAGAACATTTCTTCAGCATTCGGTTATTATTTTTTATTGCAATATGTGAACGTGTCGGTACCAAGAGCTGTCAACAAGCTTGTGTGGCGGGCAAGCAATATTGCAACGATTATCGTCATTATTGCAGCATTCATGCTGCCGACGATGCTTTATTCACAGTGGTTTTTGAAGGGAATAGGTCTTTCAGTATTTACTTTTGGAGTAGTGCTTTACACCCTTGTCAAAGGTGTTATGCGCCGATCGAGGGATGCCTATTTTTTGCTTTTGAGTGCGATAACCATTTTGGTATTTATAATCGTCAGTGTCATGCAAGTATTTGGTCTATTGGAAAATCATTTTTTTATCTCGTTTGAGCTGCTTATCTTGGTCATTGTTCAAGTAATCATGCTAGCTCGACGTTTCTCTCACACCTTTAATGAGGTGGAAGAGCTCTCTCGCAAGCTGTTGACCTTGGATGAATTAAAGGATGAATTTATGGCGAATACGTCGCATGAGCTTCGAACGCCGCTGCATGGTATTGTAAATATCGCAGAATCCTTGCTTGAGGGTGTAGCGGGGACGCCAAACACCGATCAGGCAAGACAGCTTTCTATGATTGTATCAACGGGTAGACGATTGAATTATCTGATTCATGATATTTTAGATTTTTCCACCTTGCGAAACGGACAGCTTACACTGAATCGGCAAGCTGTTGATTTATCAGCAGCAGCGCAATCCGTAGTCGAGGTCATTGGGCATTTAGCCGATAAAAAAGGGGTAAGCCTGACGCAGGATTGGCCGCAGCAGATGCCGCTGCTCGATACTGATGAGGAGCGTCTGCGTCAAATTTTATTTAATTTGCTTGGCAATGCGGTGAAATTTACGCATCAGGGTGAAATTCGGATCTATGCGGAAGTCGTGGATTCATGGGTGAAAATTAGCATTACGGATACTGGAATTGGCATCGCGGCGGATCGTTTAGATGACATTTTCAAGGCGTTTAATAGCGTTTCCACTGTAGATCTACAATCGGGCTATAGTGGCACCGGTATCGGGTTGAACATTACGAAGAGACTCGTGGAACTTAATGGCGGGTATATTGAAGCAAATTCACAGCTAGGTATAGGTTCAACGTTTTCATTTACACTTCCTTCAGCTGCGCTGTCTGCTATTTCTGAGGTTGCTGCTGGTAAAAGCGGCAGAGCAGCGATTCAACCAGCATTAGCGCTCAATAAAACATTTCAAGCAGCGATGAATCGGAATGAAGTGATAGAAGATACACATCCATTCACTGTGTTAGTAGTAGATGATGATCCCGTAAACCTGCAAGTATTAATAAATGTATTGTCTATGGAAAATTATACAGTCATTGCGGTTGACAGCGGCGCTGAAGCGCTGGAGGTACTATCCAGCGAGCGACGGATTGATCTCGTTATAACAGACTGGATGATGCCAGCGATGTCTGGCCTAGAGCTTTGCCGTAGGATCAGGGAACAATACTCGTTGTCTGAACTGCCTGTACTTATGCTGACCGCAAGAAAATTGGCAGGCGATATTCAAACGGGCTTTAGTGCTGGAATCAATGATTTTTTAACAAAACCTGTTGACGGTATTGTACTGCGTGCTCGCGTACGAACTTTGCTTGAGCTTAGACAGTCTGTTCAAGCGGCTATTCGATCGGAACTGGCTTTTCTGCAGGCACAAATTAAACCTCATTTTTTGTACAACGCACTCAATACGATTATTTCGATATGTCCTGATGATCCGGATAAGGCTACAGAATTGTTATTGAATTTAAGCCGATATTTACGCAGCAGCTTCGATTTCCAGAATCGTCAGCAGATCGTCAGCTTGGAGAAGGAGCTTGAGCTTGTTCAGTCTTATGTCAAATTAGAGCAAGCGCGGTTCGGCAAACGATTGAATGTTGTATATGAGGTGGATAAACAGCTGCGAGGATTTATTCCGCCGCTTAGCATTCAGCCGATTGTAGAAAATGCAGTTAGGCATGGTGTCATGCAAAAGGCTGCTGGGGGCAAGATCGTATTACGTATTCAAGAGGCAGAGGAGAAGCTAATTATTTCAGTTTCGGATAATGGCGTTGGCATTAAGCAAAGTGATCTCAGTACGCTATTGCTTGGGCAACGGCAGTTGTCAGGCGTTGGCTTAACCAATATTCACCGCAGACTGCTCTCTTTGTACGGAAATGGCCTTGGTATTTCAAGCGAAGCAGGAGAAGGAACGACGGTGACCTTTGAGGTTCCGCAGATACAAATAGATATGAGCAAGACTTCGTAA
- a CDS encoding response regulator, whose translation MLKVILVDDEEPALIHLERLLRADGRVQVVGKYTSAMEGLDHLARSYADIAFLDIGMPEMNGLEAAERIQELYPAIRIVYVTAYSAYAVEAFELHALDYLLKPVDSARIGKTIDRIEEYAKLLNNQAQSFEALVEQNELSVRCFKRLELVGGAALNGKVKWRTKKAQELFAYFLHLEGAWVTRERLIETLWREYELDKAVTYLHHSVSRIRWLLREWGVSFTVEYQGESYRLPYAAIRTDVAEFEETVAELPYQFQDNWSRYEHAISLYKGDYLEDHNYAWAETKRINLQHRYFRLVSSMARYELEEGRAQSAIQRLTTAQISFPYSDEICRLLLAGYAQIGDTESLNRCYETYAQLLLQELGVIPERQTTDLYHQLSQ comes from the coding sequence ATGCTAAAGGTAATATTAGTGGATGATGAGGAGCCGGCATTGATACATTTGGAACGATTGCTGAGGGCAGATGGCCGGGTTCAAGTTGTGGGCAAGTATACCTCTGCTATGGAGGGACTTGACCACCTAGCTCGCAGTTATGCCGATATCGCGTTTCTTGATATCGGCATGCCCGAGATGAACGGCCTTGAAGCAGCTGAACGTATACAGGAGTTGTACCCTGCAATACGTATCGTTTATGTAACCGCCTATTCAGCGTATGCTGTTGAAGCATTTGAGCTGCATGCGCTGGATTATTTATTGAAGCCGGTCGATTCTGCGAGAATTGGAAAAACGATAGATCGTATTGAGGAATATGCGAAGCTTTTGAACAATCAAGCACAAAGCTTCGAAGCTCTAGTGGAACAAAATGAGCTTTCAGTGCGATGCTTTAAACGGCTTGAGCTTGTAGGCGGGGCTGCTTTAAACGGCAAGGTGAAGTGGAGAACGAAAAAGGCGCAGGAGCTCTTTGCTTATTTCCTTCATTTGGAGGGTGCTTGGGTTACGAGAGAGCGGCTTATTGAAACGCTTTGGCGAGAGTATGAGCTGGACAAGGCGGTTACCTACCTTCACCATTCCGTTTCACGCATTAGATGGCTACTGCGTGAGTGGGGAGTTTCTTTCACAGTTGAGTATCAAGGTGAGAGCTACCGACTTCCGTATGCTGCCATTCGTACCGATGTAGCTGAGTTTGAGGAGACAGTAGCTGAGCTCCCGTATCAGTTTCAGGATAATTGGAGTCGGTATGAGCATGCGATTTCTCTTTATAAAGGCGATTATTTGGAGGATCATAATTATGCGTGGGCAGAGACCAAAAGAATAAATTTGCAGCATCGTTATTTTCGGCTGGTTAGCAGTATGGCAAGATATGAACTGGAGGAAGGCCGTGCTCAATCGGCTATCCAGAGACTGACGACTGCTCAGATCAGCTTCCCATACTCAGATGAAATTTGCAGATTGCTTCTTGCAGGTTATGCTCAGATAGGGGATACGGAATCGCTTAACCGCTGCTACGAAACCTATGCGCAATTATTATTGCAGGAGCTAGGCGTCATTCCTGAGAGGCAAACGACGGATTTATATCATCAATTATCCCAGTAA